Below is a genomic region from Nitrospiraceae bacterium.
CATCCTGCTCGCTCTCATATCCACCAAAGAGGCGGGGACGATAGTGAAGGAGAAGACGCCACTCTCGTTCGTCAGCCAAGCGGAGTGATCGAGCTTGGTCTTGAAGATGTTCGAGGTATGGTCTCGCCGGCAGTTCTTCGGCGCTCACCCAGCTAACGACAAAGAGGAACACAAAAGCAGAAATGATTGGCAGTACCAAGGTGGGCGGGCGAAGACAGAAAAGGCCCTGGCCCATAAAGGCCAGGGCCTCTGAGATTGACTTATTGAGCAGAAGCTTTGGCGAGGACCGGATTGCCCGCCACAGCCTCATTCAATGCCTTGACCATCGCCACCGGGGACGTTTCGCCAGCTTTCACCAGAGAGGTGTAGCGCTCCTGTGTCATCGCAAAGAAAGCGCCTTGGTGTTCAGCTGGAATGCCCATCAGAGTCGCCAGTGAGGCAAGGTGTTCACCCTGGCCCTGGGCCATTTCTTGTGACAAGTTGTCGAAGTTCAATTCAGCGAACATGATCGTCTTGCTGTCGCCCATGACCTTGCCGTCATTGGTGCAGCCGGAGGTTCCGCTGCTGATCCCGAAGGTATTACTGCCGAAGGTACCGTTGGTGGTCGCCATCATCACTTGTGGTGCGATTTCCTTCTGTCCCTTATAATCGCTCCAGGCAAGCTTGCCAAGGCCGCAGCCTGGTCCTGTATCCGGATTGGCCGCCATCGCGAGACCAACCTGCGTCCCGACAAACAGCACCGCCACTGAAAGCATGAACAGTTTCTTCAACATAAACCTCCTCCTATAAAGTAAGGTGAAGTGCGCTGAGACATGCTCGTCGATCGACTAGCTGATTATACTCAACCCTGAGCAGATTGCTAGAAAAAAATTTGCAAAACTTTTCCGCAGAGGCACGCTAGTGAGTCGCGATGACTTGCGCGAGCACTTGGTGGTTGACCATCGCAGCGCTGAGCGCTTTGATCATCGCCGCCGGTGAAGTGTCTCCTGCACGAACGAGTTCCTGATACCGTGCTTGAGCCAGAGCAAAAAACTGCGGATGCTGCTCTGCCGGCACACCCATCATCGTCGCCAACGACGCCAAATGCTCTCCTTCTCCTTTAGCCATTTCGGCCGTGAGACTGTCGAAGGTTGCGGCGACAAACACATCGGCCCGTTCCTCCGCCCACACTTTTCCGTCGTTCGTGCAACCGGACGTGCCGGTGGAGATCCCGAACGTCTGGCTGCCGAAGGTGCCGTTGGTCGTCGCCATAAGCACTTGTGGACCAATATTCTTGGGCCGCTTAAAATCCGACCACGCCAGCTTGCCGAGACCGCATCCTGGTCCGTTGTCAGGATTCATGGCGAGAGCTTGAGAGATAGACGTGCTGATGAAAACGAGTGTCAGAACAACCATCGCGACGAGCTTCATGCCGTCCTCCTCTTTCCCATGACATTGTCCGTCACGCTAAACGGGTTGAACCTCTGTCTCGGATCGATCATATACTTCTTCCCCCACTTCGTGAAGAATTCGCTGCAATTACAGACCGCTTCTCCTTCTCTTTGTCTCCACCTCTTGGCTTGTTATCCAGTTGGACGTGCGCCGGAACGACACAATCGCCGGTAATCGTCAGAATCCCGATCGCCCGAGGAAGGGTAAACCGTCGAGGGCCGGCCGATCCTGGGTTGAAGAGGAGTGTGCGCCCGTACCGTTCGATCGTCGGACGATGGCTATGGCCGAAGATACACACATCTGGCTGCTCCTCATTCAGCCACCTTGTCGCGTCTTCCGTTAGTTTTCCTTTTTCAAACAGCACGTGGCGCACAGCGATAGTCTTGCCACTGCGACGGATCACGATCTGTCGAGGAAATCCGCTCCGCTCATACTCGTCAACGTTCCCCGATACGGCGACCACCGGAGCAATCCTTTTGAGGGACTGAATCACTGCTCGATCACCGATGTCTCCCGCGTGCACAATCGCCACTACGCCAGAAAAATGTTCACGGACCGCTGGATCATAGAGTCCATGCGTATCGGCAATGACTCCGATGCGAACGGCTTCGCGTTGCTTCATGGCGCGGCGACCGGTTGAACACCCAAGGACTCTTGAATCTGCTTCCAATCGAACGTAAACGGCTCCGGGGCCATCTTTGGCAGAGATGTCAGTTCGGCCTTGAGCCGTTCGGCACGGACCGTACTCATCGGATGCGTCGAGAGCCATTCCATTCGGCCCTGGTCTTTTTCCGACAGTCGCTCAAAGAATCGAATCATGCCGTCTGGATCGATCTTCGCCCGTTGAAGAAGTTGCACCCCTTTCAGGTCGGCTTCAATTTCCTGTGCCCGGCCGAACTTCAGCGTCACCAGTTCGAGACCGACCTGTTTCATCAGGCCTGCTAACCCCTGCGGATCGCCGACAAGGATTGTCACGACCGCCATAAGGCCTAGCGTTTTCACGATGCGCTCAAGGCCGTGTCGCTGCAAGACGTGATTGAATTCGTGGCTGAGCACGCCAGCGACTTCTTCGCCGCTCTCGGCCTTTTTCATAAGACCTGTAAAGACGACGATATAGCCGCCCGGCAATGCAAAGGCATTGACCACGTCGCTCTTCACGACCGTGATCTCAAACGCGTACGGATTGTCGACCACTTGGTTTGTCAGTCGTTGGGTCATTTCGTTGACCGCAACAACGGCCGGCCCTTCTTTGAGCACGTCCTGTTTTGCGAGAAAATCGCGATAGGCCGATTCCCCGAGTTTCTGTTCCCACTCCACGGGAATGCGACTCACCGCGAAATCGACGAGCCAATCGGAACCCAGCCAGAGAAGCAGCGCGATCGCTCCCAGCGAGCCGACAACAATCCCCCACATCCTCCGTCGGTGGGTGCGAGCCTGCCGAACCTTGGTCGCCGCGGCTTCAAAGTGATGGGTCAGTTCGGGCGGCGCCGCTTCTCGAAATGCCCTGATAAGGACCGCGTCCTTTGTGTACAGCGTCCGAGTCGATTGTCCCTTTCCCCATTTCACCACCAGTTGATCATGATCGAGTCCGCCAGAGGACAATGTCAGCGACGAGAAGGGCACCGTGGCCTCATCAGGTTGGAGTGGGTGGTCTTGGATCTTGAACATGAGGCCGCGCGATGAGACTTCGACGTGACAGGGCACACCGGTCGCGGGAAAGTCAGCACCGAAGCAGAGGGCGTTGGC
It encodes:
- a CDS encoding DUF3015 domain-containing protein; protein product: MLKKLFMLSVAVLFVGTQVGLAMAANPDTGPGCGLGKLAWSDYKGQKEIAPQVMMATTNGTFGSNTFGISSGTSGCTNDGKVMGDSKTIMFAELNFDNLSQEMAQGQGEHLASLATLMGIPAEHQGAFFAMTQERYTSLVKAGETSPVAMVKALNEAVAGNPVLAKASAQ
- a CDS encoding DUF3015 domain-containing protein, which encodes MKLVAMVVLTLVFISTSISQALAMNPDNGPGCGLGKLAWSDFKRPKNIGPQVLMATTNGTFGSQTFGISTGTSGCTNDGKVWAEERADVFVAATFDSLTAEMAKGEGEHLASLATMMGVPAEQHPQFFALAQARYQELVRAGDTSPAAMIKALSAAMVNHQVLAQVIATH
- a CDS encoding M48 family metallopeptidase, with amino-acid sequence MTFQANALCFGADFPATGVPCHVEVSSRGLMFKIQDHPLQPDEATVPFSSLTLSSGGLDHDQLVVKWGKGQSTRTLYTKDAVLIRAFREAAPPELTHHFEAAATKVRQARTHRRRMWGIVVGSLGAIALLLWLGSDWLVDFAVSRIPVEWEQKLGESAYRDFLAKQDVLKEGPAVVAVNEMTQRLTNQVVDNPYAFEITVVKSDVVNAFALPGGYIVVFTGLMKKAESGEEVAGVLSHEFNHVLQRHGLERIVKTLGLMAVVTILVGDPQGLAGLMKQVGLELVTLKFGRAQEIEADLKGVQLLQRAKIDPDGMIRFFERLSEKDQGRMEWLSTHPMSTVRAERLKAELTSLPKMAPEPFTFDWKQIQESLGVQPVAAP
- a CDS encoding metallophosphoesterase family protein; its protein translation is MKQREAVRIGVIADTHGLYDPAVREHFSGVVAIVHAGDIGDRAVIQSLKRIAPVVAVSGNVDEYERSGFPRQIVIRRSGKTIAVRHVLFEKGKLTEDATRWLNEEQPDVCIFGHSHRPTIERYGRTLLFNPGSAGPRRFTLPRAIGILTITGDCVVPAHVQLDNKPRGGDKEKEKRSVIAANSSRSGGRSI